The proteins below come from a single Nitrosospira sp. Is2 genomic window:
- a CDS encoding NAD kinase: MNSPFKTVALIGKHKNPDIVTPLLSLGRYLESRGLEVLLDSLTAATTAEEKYPALSMEEIGARADLAIVLGGDGTMLNIARKLAPFDVPLVGINQGRLGFLTDLSINSMVDTLGSMLDGLYMPERRMLLYVEVARDNRVLFSALALNDVAVNRGVGGNMIEFEVRINGEYVYSLRSDGLIVATPTGSTAYALSSGGPILHPSLDLIALVPVSPHTLSNRPIVVGPNATVEILMHRTAVARVHSDSHSHFDLQENDKVIVSRAPHTVTLLHPSQYSYYRMLREKLGWSGLPRNAT; encoded by the coding sequence ATGAATTCCCCATTTAAAACCGTAGCGCTGATTGGCAAGCACAAAAACCCGGACATCGTAACGCCGTTATTGAGTTTGGGAAGATATCTGGAGAGCCGCGGCCTCGAAGTACTGCTCGATTCCCTTACCGCTGCCACTACAGCGGAGGAAAAGTACCCCGCATTGTCAATGGAGGAAATCGGCGCCCGCGCGGATTTGGCCATCGTTCTGGGAGGCGACGGGACCATGTTGAATATTGCGCGCAAGCTCGCGCCGTTCGACGTGCCACTGGTCGGCATTAATCAGGGCAGGCTCGGGTTCCTTACCGATCTTTCCATCAATTCGATGGTGGATACCCTTGGTTCCATGCTTGATGGTCTCTATATGCCAGAGCGCCGCATGCTTCTGTACGTCGAAGTCGCTCGCGACAATAGAGTGCTGTTTAGCGCGCTGGCATTAAATGACGTGGCGGTAAACCGTGGGGTGGGCGGCAACATGATCGAATTCGAGGTGCGTATCAATGGCGAATACGTATACTCGTTGCGCTCCGATGGCCTGATCGTGGCAACTCCAACCGGCTCTACCGCATACGCATTGTCATCCGGGGGTCCCATCCTTCATCCGAGCCTTGATTTGATCGCTCTGGTGCCAGTGAGCCCTCATACGCTGAGTAACCGCCCAATTGTAGTTGGGCCTAACGCCACGGTGGAGATCCTGATGCATCGTACCGCAGTTGCACGAGTTCATTCGGATAGCCATTCGCACTTCGATTTGCAGGAAAATGACAAGGTCATCGTATCACGCGCTCCTCATACAGTAACGCTGCTTCATCCATCCCAATATAGCTATTACCGCATGCTGCGCGAGAAGCTTGGCTGGAGCGGCCTTCCCAGAAACGCTACGTAA
- the recN gene encoding DNA repair protein RecN, with the protein MLKFLSIRDFVIVDRMDLEFIPGFTVLTGETGAGKSILIDALSLVLGERSDATHVRTGCERAEISAEFDVGELPMLREWLRENGFEDVGSGDGACLLRRLIDGTGRSRSFINGRPATLQQLRAAGEQLVEIQGQHAHQLLMRAEAQRDLLDAYAGNRELPVRVTEAYRHWQGLRQQRLAWEQNAATFTQQREQLEWQASELAALHFSSDEWQELQAEHGRLGNAASLLEAAHAGLEALSEGELACLAQLNAVISRLSDLVSCDSNLRVVLDLLEPAQIQLQEGVYELGRYQQRLDLDPQRLREIEERLSAVHAAARKYRVTPDELPDLLRAATDRLDELGHHGDGPALAEEEEIARGQYLEVAKSLSDVRARAAGTLSEQVTAAMQTLAMAGGEFSVALTPLEPGNAHGLEQVEFQVSAHKGLPLRPLAKVASGGELSRIGLATHVIVSKLSATPTLIFDEVDAGIGGRVAEIVGRLLKQLGEQRQVMCITHLPQVAAAGDQQWQVAKSADPAEGGRVSSRIKVLDKQERTEEIARMLGGEKLTDTTRKHAAEMLVAAGKGNA; encoded by the coding sequence ATGCTAAAGTTTCTCAGCATCCGGGATTTCGTTATTGTCGACCGCATGGATCTGGAATTCATCCCAGGTTTTACCGTTCTTACCGGTGAGACGGGCGCCGGAAAATCGATTCTGATCGATGCTCTTTCGCTCGTCCTGGGCGAACGCAGCGATGCCACTCATGTGCGCACGGGCTGCGAGCGGGCGGAAATCAGCGCGGAGTTCGACGTAGGCGAGCTGCCGATGCTGAGAGAATGGCTGCGCGAAAATGGATTCGAAGATGTTGGCAGCGGTGATGGCGCGTGTCTGCTGCGCCGCCTGATAGACGGCACCGGGCGGTCGCGCAGTTTTATCAATGGTCGCCCCGCCACATTGCAACAACTGCGCGCGGCGGGAGAGCAGCTGGTCGAGATTCAGGGTCAGCATGCGCATCAGTTGCTGATGCGCGCAGAAGCGCAACGTGACCTGCTCGATGCCTATGCGGGCAATCGCGAATTGCCTGTGCGAGTCACAGAGGCATACCGTCACTGGCAGGGGCTGCGCCAGCAACGTCTTGCATGGGAACAGAACGCTGCAACGTTCACACAACAGCGAGAACAGCTGGAATGGCAAGCAAGCGAGCTGGCCGCATTACATTTCTCATCAGACGAGTGGCAGGAGCTGCAAGCGGAACACGGTCGTCTCGGCAATGCTGCTAGTCTGCTTGAAGCGGCTCATGCGGGTCTCGAAGCCTTGTCCGAAGGGGAGTTGGCCTGTCTTGCCCAGCTCAACGCGGTGATTTCCCGGCTCAGCGACCTGGTGAGTTGTGACAGCAACCTCAGGGTCGTGCTGGATTTGCTTGAGCCGGCGCAGATTCAGCTACAGGAGGGGGTCTACGAGCTTGGCCGTTATCAGCAACGCCTCGACCTCGATCCCCAGCGTTTGCGGGAAATCGAGGAACGGTTATCAGCCGTCCATGCGGCTGCAAGAAAGTACAGGGTAACGCCTGATGAGTTGCCGGATCTGCTGAGGGCAGCCACTGACCGGCTGGACGAGCTCGGCCATCACGGTGACGGCCCAGCTTTGGCTGAAGAGGAAGAAATAGCCAGAGGACAATATCTCGAGGTCGCAAAAAGTTTAAGTGATGTGAGAGCCAGAGCAGCCGGAACGCTCTCCGAGCAGGTTACCGCGGCCATGCAGACGCTGGCGATGGCCGGGGGGGAGTTTTCGGTGGCCTTAACGCCGCTAGAACCAGGTAATGCGCATGGCCTTGAACAAGTTGAATTCCAGGTTTCCGCGCATAAGGGTCTGCCGCTGCGGCCGTTGGCAAAAGTTGCGTCGGGGGGCGAACTGTCGCGTATCGGGTTAGCGACTCACGTCATTGTCAGCAAGCTGAGCGCAACTCCCACACTCATATTCGATGAAGTGGATGCAGGCATCGGCGGGCGCGTGGCAGAAATTGTCGGAAGGTTGCTGAAGCAGTTGGGCGAGCAGCGTCAGGTCATGTGCATCACTCATCTGCCGCAGGTCGCCGCGGCGGGAGACCAACAATGGCAAGTCGCAAAATCAGCTGATCCGGCTGAAGGTGGAAGGGTATCGAGCCGTATCAAGGTGCTTGATAAGCAGGAACGGACTGAGGAAATTGCGCGCATGCTCGGTGGGGAAAAACTCACTGACACCACCCGTAAACACGCTGCGGAAATGCTGGTAGCTGCAGGAAAAGGTAATGCCTGA
- the folE gene encoding GTP cyclohydrolase I FolE, protein MDNPKDSEFGIADWQRLIRSIGEDPSRQGLHETPGRVSRAWAHWTRGYKQDPAAILKTFADGGESYDELIVVRQIPVYSHCEHHLAPFFGHATVGYLPSGHIVGLSKLTRLVNCFAARLQVQERLTQQIAQSLLEHLQPKAVGVIIRCRHMCMESRGIAVAGEETVTSAMLGDLKTNAAQRAEFLALAE, encoded by the coding sequence ATGGATAATCCAAAGGACTCAGAATTCGGCATCGCCGACTGGCAGCGACTGATCCGCTCAATCGGAGAAGACCCCTCGCGTCAAGGCTTGCATGAGACCCCCGGCCGGGTGTCGCGCGCCTGGGCCCATTGGACCCGCGGTTACAAGCAGGATCCGGCAGCTATCCTCAAGACATTTGCCGATGGGGGCGAAAGCTACGATGAATTGATTGTGGTCAGGCAAATACCCGTTTATTCGCATTGCGAGCACCATCTCGCTCCCTTCTTTGGCCATGCAACCGTCGGGTATCTTCCGAGTGGACACATTGTCGGGTTATCGAAGTTGACGCGGCTCGTCAACTGTTTTGCCGCGCGCTTGCAGGTCCAGGAACGGCTGACACAACAGATCGCGCAATCTTTGCTTGAGCATTTGCAACCCAAGGCGGTGGGCGTGATCATCCGTTGCCGTCATATGTGTATGGAGTCGCGTGGAATCGCGGTGGCCGGCGAGGAGACCGTGACTTCCGCCATGCTCGGCGACCTAAAGACCAATGCTGCTCAGCGAGCAGAGTTCCTCGCATTAGCCGAATAA
- the xth gene encoding exodeoxyribonuclease III — protein sequence MKIATWNVNSLKVRLPQVLDWLASNQPDVLCLQETKLQDENFPINDIAAAGYQTLFSGQKTYNGVALLSKQPGVNIISGIPDLDDQQKRVLAAVYGDIMVACIYVPNGEHVTSEKYQYKLKWLDALRDWMRDMLSRHPKLVLLGDFNIAPEERDVHDPKLWDGQVLFSLPEREAFREVLDLGLIDSFRLFEQPEKCYTWWDYRMMAFRRNMGLRIDHILLSRELAEVCTACVIDKATRKLERPSDHAPVIVELASH from the coding sequence ATGAAAATAGCAACCTGGAATGTAAATTCCCTTAAAGTCCGCCTCCCTCAGGTTCTTGATTGGCTGGCTTCCAATCAGCCTGATGTGCTGTGCCTGCAAGAGACGAAGCTGCAAGACGAAAATTTCCCCATTAATGATATTGCAGCAGCTGGATACCAGACCCTTTTTTCGGGACAGAAAACGTACAACGGCGTCGCGCTGCTCAGCAAACAGCCGGGCGTCAATATTATTTCAGGCATCCCTGATCTGGACGATCAGCAGAAGCGCGTGCTGGCGGCAGTTTATGGCGACATCATGGTGGCGTGTATTTACGTGCCAAATGGCGAGCATGTCACATCTGAAAAGTATCAATACAAGCTGAAATGGCTGGACGCTCTCCGGGATTGGATGCGGGATATGTTGAGCAGGCACCCCAAGCTCGTACTGCTGGGGGACTTCAACATCGCGCCGGAAGAGCGGGACGTACATGACCCGAAATTATGGGATGGACAGGTTCTGTTCAGCCTGCCAGAACGTGAGGCGTTTCGGGAAGTGCTTGACTTGGGGCTGATAGATAGCTTCCGCTTGTTTGAGCAACCGGAGAAATGCTATACGTGGTGGGATTACCGCATGATGGCTTTTCGCCGCAACATGGGCTTGAGAATCGACCATATTCTCTTGAGTCGCGAACTGGCTGAAGTATGTACGGCTTGCGTCATAGACAAGGCGACTCGCAAGCTGGAGCGTCCTTCTGATCATGCTCCAGTAATAGTCGAACTGGCAAGCCACTGA